Proteins encoded by one window of Hafnia alvei:
- the fhuF gene encoding siderophore-iron reductase FhuF — protein sequence MKITALTEFDAYFPAVFPAFPPEAEELTALFSQHYPHFLTTFLIDESAASHDLSAMQWSTAETYAKLMANYQQEHYAEYPDKTPEAKPLESLWAQWYFGLLVPPMMLLLLQQSAPLDPHIRQFKVRFHESGRPEAFIYYPQLIAGDARNSTPLQRMVSLVERHLIPAVNAIARQGVLNAKLMWSNIGYVMHWYLGELRPLIGDVLFSQLEQALFFSASFPDGQDNPLYRTVLMRNGTIQRRTCCQRYKLPKMKECGDCPLTLG from the coding sequence GTGAAGATAACTGCGCTGACTGAATTTGATGCCTACTTTCCAGCCGTCTTTCCTGCTTTTCCGCCAGAAGCGGAAGAGCTCACTGCGCTTTTTAGCCAGCACTACCCTCATTTTCTCACCACGTTCTTGATCGATGAATCAGCAGCTAGCCACGATTTATCTGCTATGCAATGGTCAACGGCAGAAACCTACGCCAAGCTCATGGCAAACTATCAGCAAGAACACTACGCTGAATACCCTGATAAAACGCCGGAAGCCAAACCGTTAGAATCCCTGTGGGCGCAGTGGTATTTTGGGTTATTGGTGCCGCCAATGATGCTGTTGTTACTTCAGCAATCAGCCCCTCTCGATCCACATATTCGGCAGTTCAAAGTTCGTTTCCATGAAAGTGGACGCCCTGAGGCATTTATCTATTATCCGCAGTTAATAGCCGGTGACGCCCGTAACAGCACTCCTCTACAACGTATGGTGTCCTTAGTTGAGCGTCATCTGATTCCAGCAGTAAACGCCATTGCGCGCCAAGGCGTTTTAAACGCTAAGCTGATGTGGAGCAATATTGGCTATGTGATGCATTGGTATTTAGGAGAATTACGTCCCCTGATTGGTGATGTGCTTTTCTCGCAGCTCGAACAGGCTCTCTTTTTCTCCGCCTCTTTCCCCGACGGCCAAGACAACCCACTCTATCGCACCGTACTGATGCGTAACGGTACTATTCAGCGCCGTACCTGCTGCCAACGCTATAAGCTGCCTAAGATGAAAGAGTGTGGTGATTGCCCGCTCACGCTGGGTTAG
- the rimI gene encoding ribosomal protein S18-alanine N-acetyltransferase, with product MMNNISSLKGEISPLTEADFKAAFDIECASHAFPWTEKTFLSNHGERYYNLKLECDGKLAAFAITQVVLDEATLFNIAVAPEFQRKGLGRELLDALIVGLEEKGIVTLWLEVRDSNRAAIALYESLGFNEVSIRRNYYPTADGREDARIMALPLG from the coding sequence ATGATGAACAACATTTCTTCCCTAAAGGGTGAGATCTCACCTCTCACCGAGGCTGATTTTAAAGCGGCTTTTGACATCGAATGTGCCAGCCACGCGTTTCCGTGGACGGAAAAAACGTTCCTCAGCAATCATGGGGAGCGTTATTACAATCTAAAATTAGAATGCGACGGAAAACTCGCCGCTTTTGCGATTACGCAGGTGGTGCTTGATGAAGCCACACTGTTCAACATCGCCGTTGCTCCAGAGTTCCAACGCAAGGGGCTTGGGCGTGAATTACTGGATGCGTTAATTGTAGGGCTTGAGGAAAAAGGCATCGTGACATTGTGGTTAGAGGTACGAGACTCTAACCGCGCAGCGATCGCGCTTTATGAGTCGCTTGGCTTTAACGAAGTTTCAATACGCCGCAATTATTACCCAACCGCCGATGGCCGCGAAGACGCCCGTATTATGGCGTTACCGCTGGGCTGA
- a CDS encoding DNA polymerase III subunit psi has protein sequence MATRRDLLLQQLGITQWVLRRPTALHGEIAVSVPSSTRLLIVSAEPISPDDVLLCDVLKALMLAPDQAVILTPEQYAMLNDGAEYYVWWLGDPPATERASATLHSPALSALYHNSGAKRALWQQICHDEQHFFPKG, from the coding sequence ATGGCCACCCGACGCGACCTTCTTTTACAGCAGCTTGGTATTACTCAGTGGGTGCTGCGGCGTCCAACGGCGCTGCATGGCGAGATTGCGGTGAGTGTACCTAGCTCGACCCGCTTATTAATTGTTTCCGCGGAGCCGATTTCTCCCGATGACGTTTTGTTGTGTGACGTTCTCAAGGCATTGATGCTTGCGCCGGATCAGGCGGTTATTCTCACGCCAGAACAGTACGCCATGCTTAATGATGGTGCAGAATATTATGTTTGGTGGCTAGGCGATCCTCCGGCTACCGAACGCGCAAGCGCTACGCTGCATTCTCCGGCGCTCAGTGCGCTTTACCATAACTCAGGCGCCAAACGCGCGCTATGGCAGCAAATTTGTCATGATGAACAACATTTCTTCCCTAAAGGGTGA
- a CDS encoding DUF805 domain-containing protein, whose product MNWYIKALKNYATFSGRARRKEYWMFSLFNCIVWLILYGLMLASESSLITGISVLYIFATFIPSLSVIVRRLHDIERSGWFYFISFIPVVGPIIVLVWLCKEGTTGANRYGADPKAEQPAGITQ is encoded by the coding sequence ATGAATTGGTATATCAAGGCATTAAAAAATTACGCCACCTTCAGTGGCCGGGCTCGCCGTAAAGAGTATTGGATGTTTAGCCTTTTTAACTGCATCGTTTGGTTAATACTGTATGGACTGATGCTCGCATCTGAAAGCTCGCTTATCACGGGTATCTCCGTTTTATATATATTTGCTACTTTCATTCCAAGCTTGTCGGTCATAGTCAGAAGATTGCATGATATTGAGCGCTCAGGATGGTTTTATTTCATTAGTTTTATTCCCGTTGTCGGCCCAATCATTGTACTCGTCTGGCTTTGCAAAGAAGGAACTACAGGCGCCAATCGTTATGGTGCAGACCCAAAAGCTGAGCAACCTGCTGGCATCACTCAATAA
- a CDS encoding TonB-dependent siderophore receptor: MKYKAFINSSLKAALPIGCLVFPLSVFADTATNTAAADDADKIVVSAKSSLPPLGSYENTGTKSDLTAQDTPQTINTVEGQELDERGISSLNEALRYVSGVTTENRGGAITRFDEFTIRGFKNSENYLDGLQLPYNEWNIQGQVDTYMLDRIEVMKGPASVLYGNASPGGIVNMISKKPQKNQNTDVEFDTGSDNRREGKIDSTGQIGDSDVSYRFVGLAGAVDGQAEGSKDERYLLAPSLRWDIDDNNSLLLQAFFQNDPNAGVYTSLPGEGTFKYSPYGKLPTDVYLGDHNWEAYKRKQESVGYQFDHRFSDEWSFTQKARFMHITAYQENTYSTGLADDGRTLGRRMYMTDESMDSFNIDNQIAGKFDTAFLRHNVLLGFDYQWQNNKTEYQDAAAPSIDIFDRNNHEINRGNIAWDPSLATNVRYSMHQNGYYWQDSIDLDKLTILAGGRYDQYEKRTYGLQYGANTDETFSQSKYTQRYGAMYHFENGISPYVAYSEGFEPLAGRNKSGGSYKPETSKMWEGGVKFATPSQNTIFTAAVFDIKKENALTSNPNGVDPYEKYQSGEIESKGYEFELRTSPLENLLLTANYAYTDVKITEDANKALIGNRPVQTAKDNASAWANYTIDDTFLRGLTVGAGIRYIGRMEANQSNTEQLPAVTLYDMAASYELGNLTPALDNATLKMAVNNITDKRYVASCYDSNNCWFGAERSVVVGVKYSF, from the coding sequence ATGAAATACAAAGCGTTTATTAACTCTTCGTTGAAAGCGGCGTTGCCAATCGGTTGTTTGGTATTCCCTTTGAGCGTCTTCGCAGATACAGCAACAAATACCGCAGCAGCAGACGATGCAGACAAAATCGTTGTCAGCGCCAAATCCAGCCTCCCACCGCTGGGAAGCTACGAAAATACCGGCACAAAATCCGATCTGACCGCGCAAGATACTCCGCAAACTATCAACACCGTTGAAGGCCAAGAACTCGACGAGCGCGGCATCAGCTCACTAAACGAAGCGCTGCGCTACGTATCGGGCGTAACCACTGAAAACCGTGGTGGCGCCATCACACGTTTTGATGAATTCACCATTCGTGGATTCAAAAACAGCGAAAACTATCTCGACGGCCTACAACTGCCTTACAACGAATGGAACATTCAAGGCCAAGTTGATACCTACATGCTCGATCGTATCGAAGTCATGAAAGGCCCCGCATCAGTTTTATACGGTAACGCCTCACCAGGCGGTATCGTCAACATGATCAGTAAAAAACCACAGAAAAACCAAAATACCGACGTAGAATTTGATACCGGCAGCGATAATCGTCGCGAAGGGAAAATCGATTCAACCGGACAAATTGGCGATAGCGACGTCAGCTACCGCTTTGTGGGCTTAGCCGGTGCCGTTGATGGGCAGGCCGAAGGCTCCAAAGATGAGCGCTATCTGTTAGCGCCTTCTCTGCGTTGGGATATCGACGATAACAATAGCCTGTTGCTACAAGCCTTCTTCCAGAACGATCCTAATGCCGGCGTTTATACCTCTCTGCCAGGCGAAGGCACCTTCAAGTATTCTCCTTATGGCAAACTGCCGACTGACGTTTATCTGGGCGATCACAATTGGGAAGCCTATAAGCGTAAACAAGAATCTGTCGGCTACCAGTTCGATCACCGCTTCAGCGATGAGTGGTCTTTCACGCAGAAAGCCCGCTTTATGCATATCACGGCCTATCAGGAAAACACCTACAGCACCGGTCTTGCTGATGATGGCCGCACTCTCGGTCGTCGTATGTACATGACCGATGAGAGCATGGATTCCTTCAACATTGATAACCAGATTGCCGGTAAATTTGATACCGCGTTCCTACGCCACAATGTTTTGCTGGGCTTCGATTACCAGTGGCAGAACAACAAAACCGAGTATCAGGATGCCGCTGCGCCAAGCATCGATATCTTCGATCGCAATAACCACGAAATTAACCGCGGCAATATTGCCTGGGATCCGTCACTGGCCACCAACGTGCGCTATTCAATGCACCAGAACGGCTACTACTGGCAGGACTCTATCGATCTCGACAAGCTGACCATCTTGGCCGGTGGTCGTTATGACCAATACGAGAAGCGCACCTACGGCCTGCAATACGGTGCCAATACAGATGAAACTTTCTCTCAAAGCAAATACACCCAGCGCTATGGCGCGATGTACCACTTTGAAAACGGCATCTCCCCGTACGTTGCTTACTCTGAAGGCTTTGAGCCTTTAGCTGGGCGTAACAAAAGCGGTGGCTCTTACAAACCAGAAACCAGCAAGATGTGGGAAGGTGGGGTGAAATTTGCCACACCAAGCCAGAACACCATCTTCACGGCCGCTGTGTTTGATATCAAAAAAGAGAATGCGCTGACCTCTAATCCGAACGGCGTTGATCCCTACGAGAAGTATCAAAGTGGCGAAATCGAGTCGAAAGGCTACGAGTTTGAACTGCGCACTTCCCCGCTGGAAAACCTGCTGTTGACGGCGAACTACGCTTATACCGACGTGAAGATTACCGAAGATGCTAACAAAGCGTTGATCGGCAACCGTCCGGTACAAACGGCTAAAGACAACGCTAGCGCATGGGCTAACTACACCATTGACGATACCTTCCTGCGCGGGCTCACCGTCGGTGCCGGTATCCGTTACATCGGTCGTATGGAAGCTAACCAGAGTAATACTGAGCAGTTGCCAGCCGTTACGCTGTATGACATGGCTGCGTCATATGAGTTAGGTAACCTAACGCCTGCGCTGGATAACGCCACGCTGAAAATGGCGGTGAATAACATCACTGACAAGCGCTACGTCGCAAGCTGCTACGACAGCAATAACTGCTGGTTCGGTGCAGAGCGCTCCGTGGTGGTTGGCGTGAAATATTCCTTCTAA
- a CDS encoding GGDEF domain-containing protein: MNAKNYDDLLNSKSHMTFLLFILLNGATSFYALLNPLQTDPPYTFAGIGVFVFCLFSSISLIWHRDKYLLKLNVASLLLGLLWSFHIAAKYQHVDANSHEFLLINLFSIFFIAAVALSDNLLAFCLNAVPVAITVIVLEDFHNMTRILFVLTLPIIALSLHHAMTRRREAFTRRLVTQLEQDRARFSDLSMIDPLTTLLNRRGLEFQFHHMGSDCDTEHKHFVVMLDIDFFKLYNDHYGHQYGDIALKSIAQIIKEAVRTRDLAIRYGGEEFLLILRDASESLAIQICEHIRLHVEQLALINEYQPNGSNVVTISAGLSEMHGNNLENAITRADQALYISKQKGRNRVLLQKET, encoded by the coding sequence ATGAACGCAAAAAACTACGACGACCTATTAAATAGCAAAAGCCATATGACATTCTTGCTATTTATCCTGTTAAATGGTGCTACATCGTTTTATGCGCTGCTCAATCCATTACAGACAGATCCGCCGTATACGTTTGCAGGCATTGGCGTTTTTGTCTTTTGCCTATTCTCGTCCATATCATTGATATGGCATCGCGACAAATATCTGCTGAAGCTCAACGTTGCTTCTCTATTGCTAGGATTGCTATGGTCGTTTCATATAGCAGCTAAATATCAGCATGTTGACGCCAACAGCCATGAGTTTTTATTGATCAATCTGTTCAGCATATTTTTTATTGCAGCCGTCGCGCTTTCTGACAACTTATTAGCGTTTTGCCTTAATGCCGTTCCCGTCGCAATAACCGTTATTGTGTTGGAAGATTTCCACAATATGACGCGTATTTTATTCGTTCTCACATTACCGATCATTGCGTTGTCATTGCATCACGCAATGACGCGGCGGCGTGAGGCATTTACACGCAGACTAGTCACTCAGTTGGAGCAAGACAGAGCGCGATTCAGCGATCTTAGCATGATTGATCCCCTTACCACGCTACTTAACCGCCGTGGCCTCGAGTTCCAGTTCCATCATATGGGCAGCGATTGTGACACTGAGCATAAACACTTTGTTGTCATGTTAGATATTGATTTCTTTAAACTCTATAACGATCACTACGGACATCAATACGGTGATATAGCATTAAAAAGTATTGCTCAAATTATCAAAGAAGCCGTTCGTACTAGAGATTTAGCCATTCGTTATGGCGGTGAAGAGTTTTTACTTATTTTACGCGATGCGTCTGAAAGTCTCGCGATACAAATATGTGAGCATATTCGTTTGCATGTAGAACAGTTGGCGTTAATCAATGAATACCAGCCAAATGGAAGCAACGTGGTAACAATTTCAGCGGGGCTTTCAGAGATGCATGGCAATAATTTAGAAAATGCCATAACGCGTGCCGATCAAGCGCTGTACATATCAAAACAGAAAGGTCGTAATAGAGTTTTATTGCAAAAAGAAACCTAA
- a CDS encoding helix-turn-helix domain-containing protein codes for MKHLSELPSQLKLRRQQLDLNQKDMLMKIGMSQQQYQRIEAGGDPRLSTLLRVLEGMDLELMLVPRDKVIAVDELLAVSLKPTASEAQTQPQNEDLQDILRKLED; via the coding sequence ATGAAACACCTCTCTGAGCTACCCAGCCAGCTTAAACTGCGCCGGCAACAGCTCGATCTCAATCAAAAAGATATGCTGATGAAAATTGGCATGTCACAGCAGCAATACCAGCGTATTGAAGCGGGGGGCGATCCACGCTTGTCGACTCTACTTAGGGTGCTGGAAGGGATGGATTTGGAGCTGATGCTGGTACCGCGGGATAAAGTTATTGCGGTGGACGAGTTGCTCGCTGTCAGCTTGAAACCAACGGCTTCGGAGGCGCAAACTCAGCCTCAGAATGAGGATTTGCAAGATATTCTGCGTAAATTAGAGGACTAG
- a CDS encoding DUF1435 family protein has product MVRIMLIAAMAFLVVWGISLWVCKSLSGIWGISLPTLVLPMLIVSNLNLSFLKGMMVLAMLVTLAMLFNPRLRNYVLLPSGLALAGGLATISLNYNYFGI; this is encoded by the coding sequence ATGGTGCGGATTATGCTGATTGCTGCGATGGCGTTTCTGGTGGTGTGGGGGATAAGTTTATGGGTCTGCAAATCTCTTAGCGGGATTTGGGGGATAAGCTTGCCGACGTTAGTGCTACCCATGCTGATTGTTTCCAATCTGAATCTATCTTTTTTAAAAGGCATGATGGTGCTGGCCATGTTGGTCACGTTGGCGATGCTGTTTAATCCACGTCTGCGCAACTATGTGCTGCTTCCATCAGGGCTGGCTCTGGCGGGAGGGTTAGCGACAATTTCATTAAATTACAATTACTTTGGGATTTAA
- a CDS encoding type II toxin-antitoxin system HipA family toxin, protein MMRQTESVQALALYLNQQRVGVLTHYASSHNILTFDPEYAALPPSVRPILTLQQVINPHYLQLPLRASMRLPPVLSNLLSEGALRDLMTRTLKLHHDAEFPLLAYTGGNLPGALIAKPLTLGDIPAWALSARGERLEAVQIELRHQADKFSLAGVQMKFSAQSRDNRFNVSADTDGDSWIIKTPSTIHAHVPENEFTAMTLAKAIGVEIPEIKLVELSQLDNLPKINLPDERYAYAIRRFDRGETGRIHTEDFAQILGVYPHEKYGRYNYEMVAALMYRFGAGGLADVQQMARRLLANILLANGDAHLKNWTMIYRDTLNGRLSPAYDIVTTLPYVAGEDSVALNMAKEKRWQHIELSTFERWTERVQIAWPAIAVHLQDAISTARQIWPSMLEELPMKEEHKIVLKNHWASLSSDFRIAVP, encoded by the coding sequence GTGATGAGGCAAACGGAGTCCGTTCAGGCATTAGCGTTGTATCTCAACCAACAACGGGTTGGGGTTCTGACACATTATGCGAGCAGTCATAATATTCTGACCTTTGATCCTGAATATGCCGCGTTGCCACCCTCGGTTCGTCCTATTCTTACGTTACAACAAGTCATCAATCCTCACTATTTACAGTTACCGCTCAGGGCGAGCATGAGATTGCCGCCGGTGCTGTCTAACCTCCTTTCTGAAGGGGCGTTACGAGACTTAATGACGCGAACGTTAAAGTTGCACCATGACGCCGAGTTTCCGCTACTTGCTTATACCGGTGGTAATTTGCCCGGTGCGCTTATCGCTAAACCTCTCACGTTGGGTGATATTCCTGCATGGGCGTTGTCTGCTCGTGGTGAACGCTTAGAAGCGGTTCAGATTGAGCTTCGCCATCAGGCGGATAAGTTTTCTTTGGCCGGTGTGCAGATGAAATTTTCCGCTCAAAGCCGAGACAACCGCTTTAATGTCAGTGCAGACACCGATGGCGATAGCTGGATTATCAAAACGCCTTCAACGATTCATGCCCACGTACCGGAGAATGAATTTACGGCGATGACGCTGGCAAAGGCGATTGGCGTTGAGATCCCAGAAATTAAATTAGTCGAACTGTCTCAGCTAGATAATTTACCCAAGATCAATCTACCGGATGAACGCTATGCATATGCCATTCGCCGGTTTGATCGCGGTGAAACGGGCAGAATACACACCGAGGATTTTGCACAGATATTGGGTGTCTATCCACATGAAAAGTATGGTCGCTATAACTATGAAATGGTGGCTGCCTTGATGTACCGGTTTGGTGCAGGTGGTTTGGCTGATGTACAGCAAATGGCCCGTCGTCTGCTGGCGAATATTTTGCTGGCCAACGGCGATGCTCATTTAAAAAACTGGACGATGATCTACCGCGATACTTTAAATGGTCGGCTATCTCCGGCCTATGATATTGTGACGACGTTACCTTACGTTGCAGGTGAGGACAGCGTTGCCTTAAATATGGCAAAAGAAAAACGCTGGCAACACATTGAACTATCGACCTTTGAACGCTGGACTGAGCGCGTTCAAATTGCTTGGCCCGCCATTGCGGTTCATTTGCAAGATGCTATTTCAACAGCACGGCAAATTTGGCCTTCTATGCTCGAAGAATTGCCAATGAAGGAGGAACATAAAATCGTATTAAAAAACCATTGGGCGAGCCTCTCTTCCGACTTCCGCATCGCTGTGCCTTAG
- a CDS encoding lysine N(6)-hydroxylase/L-ornithine N(5)-oxygenase family protein, whose translation MTQFSLSSQQQAATQPYDFIAIGIGPFNLGLACLTQPLSQVNALFLDQNSGFDWHPGMMLESAHLQTPFMADLVTLADPTHPLSFLNYIKQQGRLYSFYIRESFFLMRKEYNQYCRWATERLSNLRFNTKVERVEFDQDSRCYQVHCSDTRNGKKLKFETRHLVLGTGPSPVIPECCQPFAERMVHSGQYLHHKEELQTRRSITVVGSGQSAAEIYYDLLSEIDKYGYQLNWVTRAPRFFPLEYTKLTLEMTSPEYVDYFHQLPAEKRDQLNMQSQQLYKGINSSLINDIFDLLYIKRLDGHVNTRLFTNTALTGVQNTANHKTLNLALHQHEQDQHFAIDSEAVILCTGYRHQPPAFLQPIHDRIAWDEKGRYDVARNYSIDTQHQEIFVQNAELHTHGFVTPDLGMACYRNSWILREITGTEHYPIEEQIAFQQFAAPQTGDLL comes from the coding sequence ATGACCCAGTTCTCCTTATCCTCTCAGCAGCAGGCTGCGACACAACCTTATGATTTTATCGCCATTGGTATTGGGCCATTTAATCTTGGGTTAGCATGCCTCACGCAGCCGCTGTCGCAGGTAAACGCGCTGTTTCTTGACCAAAATTCAGGCTTTGACTGGCACCCTGGCATGATGCTGGAAAGCGCTCATCTGCAAACGCCGTTTATGGCCGATCTGGTGACGCTGGCAGATCCAACGCACCCACTGAGTTTCCTGAACTACATAAAACAACAGGGACGTCTGTACTCGTTTTATATTCGCGAAAGCTTCTTTTTGATGCGCAAAGAGTACAACCAGTATTGCCGTTGGGCGACAGAGCGCCTGAGCAACCTGCGATTCAATACCAAAGTTGAGCGCGTGGAGTTCGATCAGGATAGCCGCTGTTATCAGGTGCATTGCAGCGATACCCGCAACGGTAAGAAGTTAAAGTTTGAAACGCGCCATCTGGTGCTTGGCACCGGCCCTTCGCCGGTTATCCCTGAGTGCTGCCAGCCATTTGCCGAACGAATGGTGCATTCCGGCCAGTATTTGCATCACAAGGAAGAGCTTCAAACCCGCCGTTCTATAACGGTGGTAGGCAGCGGGCAAAGCGCGGCAGAAATTTACTACGACCTCCTCTCTGAGATTGATAAGTATGGCTATCAGCTAAACTGGGTCACTCGCGCGCCGCGCTTCTTCCCGCTGGAGTACACCAAGCTAACGCTGGAAATGACATCGCCGGAGTATGTGGACTACTTCCACCAGTTGCCCGCAGAAAAGCGTGACCAGCTTAATATGCAAAGCCAGCAGCTTTACAAGGGCATCAACAGCAGCCTAATTAACGACATTTTTGATCTGCTATACATCAAACGCTTGGACGGTCATGTGAATACCCGCTTATTCACCAATACCGCCCTGACCGGCGTACAAAATACCGCTAACCATAAAACCTTGAATCTGGCGCTGCATCAGCATGAACAGGATCAACACTTCGCCATCGACAGCGAGGCAGTGATCCTGTGCACCGGATATCGCCACCAGCCGCCTGCATTTTTACAACCGATCCATGATCGGATCGCGTGGGATGAAAAAGGCCGTTACGACGTTGCCCGCAACTACTCAATCGATACACAGCACCAAGAGATCTTCGTGCAAAACGCCGAGCTGCATACTCACGGTTTCGTCACTCCCGATCTTGGTATGGCCTGCTACCGCAACTCATGGATCCTGCGTGAGATCACCGGAACCGAACACTACCCGATTGAAGAACAAATTGCGTTCCAACAGTTTGCCGCCCCGCAAACCGGAGATTTGCTATGA
- the rsmC gene encoding 16S rRNA (guanine(1207)-N(2))-methyltransferase RsmC, protein MSLFTPASEVILRHSEEFESRRVLFAGDLQDTLPAQFEAAEVRVHTNQYHHWQQLSRTMAERCQFGLTADAELVADCDTLIYYWPKSKQEAQFQLQNLFSLLPVGTELFIVGENRAGVRSAEGVIEAFGPLNKIDSARRCGLYHGRLEKQSDFKLEDWWENYQTGSLTIATLPGVFSRDGLDVGSHLLLSSLEPHMKGKVLDVGCGAGVLSAAMAKMSPKIKLTLSDVSAAALESSRATLAANDIQGEVIASNVYSDITGRFDMIISNPPFHDGMQTSLTAAETLIRGAAKQLQIGGELRIVANAFLPYPQLLDDVFGAHEVLAQTGRFKVYSARLGRAAMAKKKR, encoded by the coding sequence ATGTCATTATTTACCCCTGCCAGCGAAGTCATTCTGCGCCACAGCGAGGAATTCGAATCACGCCGAGTCCTCTTTGCAGGCGATTTACAAGATACCCTGCCAGCACAGTTTGAAGCGGCAGAGGTTCGTGTTCACACCAATCAGTATCATCATTGGCAGCAGTTGAGCCGCACGATGGCAGAGCGCTGCCAGTTTGGGCTGACGGCTGATGCAGAACTGGTTGCCGACTGCGACACCCTGATTTACTACTGGCCCAAGAGCAAGCAAGAAGCACAGTTCCAGTTGCAAAACCTGTTCTCTTTGCTGCCGGTTGGCACTGAATTATTTATCGTCGGTGAAAACCGCGCAGGCGTGCGTAGCGCCGAAGGTGTCATCGAAGCGTTTGGCCCGCTGAATAAAATCGACAGCGCACGCCGCTGCGGTTTGTATCACGGTCGTTTAGAAAAACAGAGCGATTTCAAGCTCGAAGACTGGTGGGAAAACTATCAGACAGGCAGCCTGACTATCGCCACCTTACCGGGTGTATTTAGCCGCGACGGGCTGGATGTCGGCAGCCATCTGCTGCTGTCTTCGCTTGAACCACATATGAAAGGCAAAGTTCTAGACGTCGGCTGTGGTGCAGGTGTGTTGTCTGCTGCGATGGCAAAAATGTCACCGAAAATTAAGCTGACGCTAAGCGATGTCAGCGCTGCTGCGCTTGAATCTAGCCGTGCAACGCTTGCCGCCAACGATATTCAGGGCGAAGTGATTGCCAGCAATGTCTATTCCGACATTACCGGACGCTTTGACATGATCATTTCGAACCCACCGTTCCATGACGGCATGCAAACCAGCTTAACCGCTGCAGAAACGCTGATCCGCGGCGCAGCTAAACAGCTGCAAATTGGTGGTGAACTGCGTATCGTGGCTAACGCCTTCCTGCCTTATCCGCAGCTGTTGGACGATGTTTTTGGCGCTCACGAAGTGCTGGCGCAGACCGGTCGTTTCAAAGTGTATTCAGCACGCTTAGGCCGTGCTGCGATGGCCAAGAAAAAACGTTAA